The genomic interval CCTTCGATCCACCATATTTGACCATAGATCAAAATAGCAGTACCTTGATATGCCAGACCAAAAAAGATAACTCTTAAATAGAAGATGATTTTCACCTTCAATTTAAGAGTTTTTTACAATCTCATGGTGAGAGTTGGATTTCAATTTCTAAAATTTTTTTAATGAATAAAAGTTTTTGTAAAATGAATTGTTACCCATTCATTTGTTTGTTTCTTTTCTTTTATCTTAAATTCACCGGCTTCAAAATCTGCTATCAGCTGATCGATATGCCATTCAACTAGTCCAGAGATAATAAAGTCATTACTGTTTTTTAATAAATCATGTCTTTTTAAAATACTCATTGTTTCATTTGCACCAATATTGATTAAGATCAGGTCAAAATGATCATTAATTTGGTAGTCACCCGTGATTAAATCAGCTTGAACGACCTGCAGATCATTTGTTAAACCATTCAGCTTCGCATTATGATAAAGTTCTCTCTCCACTTCCTCATAATCAACAGCAACGACCTTTTCTGCCCCTTTAAGCGATGAAGCAATAGCTAGCATACCAGATCCTGTACCTAAGTCGAGAACACTTTTTCCTGTAAGATCTTTTTCTAAAATCATTCGCAAACATCCTTGAGTTGTTTCATGAAGACCTGTTCCAAATGCTGCTAATGGATCGAATTTAAGAATCTTTTTTCCCTCATATTGTTGTTGTGAATTCGGATAGACAATGACCCAGCCATTTCCTAGATCAATATCTTGAAACTCATATGACTGCTCCCAATTTTCTTCTTCGTAAGCCATATACTGGAAATCTTCTTTTGAAACTGAAAGAGTTGATTCCAAAAGTGAAAAATAGGACTCTGGTAGATTTTCTACTTCTATATCACTTGCATAAATTTTCAAATCGATATGCTGATCCTCTTTTTCTTCATACCCATAGCCATTTTGGACTTTTATGATTTCAATTGGTGATTCATAATACAGATTATAAATTCCAGCTGCATTTAGCTTGTCTGTATATTGGTCAATTTGCTTATAAGGTATGTTTATTGTAAATTCATG from Metabacillus sediminilitoris carries:
- a CDS encoding 50S ribosomal protein L11 methyltransferase gives rise to the protein MLHEFTINIPYKQIDQYTDKLNAAGIYNLYYESPIEIIKVQNGYGYEEKEDQHIDLKIYASDIEVENLPESYFSLLESTLSVSKEDFQYMAYEEENWEQSYEFQDIDLGNGWVIVYPNSQQQYEGKKILKFDPLAAFGTGLHETTQGCLRMILEKDLTGKSVLDLGTGSGMLAIASSLKGAEKVVAVDYEEVERELYHNAKLNGLTNDLQVVQADLITGDYQINDHFDLILINIGANETMSILKRHDLLKNSNDFIISGLVEWHIDQLIADFEAGEFKIKEKKQTNEWVTIHFTKTFIH